The Montipora foliosa isolate CH-2021 chromosome 6, ASM3666993v2, whole genome shotgun sequence genome includes the window AAATGTCACATTTCTTCATGGTACTAAATCCGGGAACTTTACCAAATTAGGGAAGGTTTCCGATCTTGAAGTGTGTATGCTGTTATGTTGTGAGCTAGAGCGTTGTCAAGCGGCGTTTTTGGCCGGAAATTACTGTTACTCAGTGACATGTTTTACAACGAACCATTGCGCAATTGCGCCCGCACTGAACAACAAATGGCAGCCAGTGGTAGCATTTGTAAAGCGGTTCAACAAAGTTGTTCATGTACAACCAGGTGAGATATCGTACTTTGCTTTTCAGATTATCGTAGTTTTCTTTAGGTCGAAGAAAACatttaaattacatttaatAGCACATTCTAGTAATGTGATTAATCAGCGTCTCCTCCACGTGCCAAGGCTGCCGTAAATTGTTGTGGGCCATAAAGTTTGTGCCGCACGCAACTGCTAAGTTGGGTGGAGTGATTACTTGATGAATGTGGAACGTGGCTTGGGCGTCTGTGCTGAATGCACAGGCGTCCCACCTGCCAAAAATGTGAGGAGTCGCCATAAcccaaactaaaaaaaacaacaacaaataaacaaagcttGACCCGAAAGAAGAACCGCAATTTTGTCACTGATGGCAAGGTGGCAGGTAAAGACTTGGTCCACCGATCAAGGACATTAAGAAGTGGAATTGGCGACTGAGATCACGCGACTGAAAAGAGCCTTCACGATAAAGAATATGTGGAAGCCATTTACCTTGAACGGCatcaatgaaatgaatgtgaAGAGAATGATCACCTGCGGAGTTAAGGCCGGAAAATTGAACATTAGTACAGTAgggtgaaaaaaattgaaagatagGCCTTAACGCGATTCGAGCCATAGCCACCACTATGGATGGAGCCATAGCTCCATCACTGACTTATCAAGGTTGCATGTTTACCGTATTTTTCGTTCTAGCAGCCTAAGAAAATCGCTCAAATAGTACACGTCTAATGACACTTAAGCTCGCAAACGTGGATTTCCGCTTGTAGATGATAAAATTGTGCTGGTACCTTGCCCACGCAATTAGTGACTTCGTTTAATCACTTTTAAATCCATGTCAATCCAGTGTCAATCTAAGGTGGTTAAGGCGGTTGAACCTTGTAGGGAATGCTATTTCCTTTTGTTCTAACacctgtatatatatatatatacatattatgtatatatatatatatatatacatatatatatattatgtatatatatatatatggagccagccacaataaggtcaatacacagcaatgttgccagcgtggttgggtggccgagtggtcaaggcatccgactagtaatctggagacccgggttcaattcccggccgaaccacattttcactcatgcaatcagttgtccagattcctctcctcaatctactattaattaattcttaagggcataggaccgtgcatagccgatcgactggggagtagtgaggcgatcctgatttgtgaggcaatcagttgtccagattccccctcccaccctacataaatgattattaattctctaaaggggataggaccgtgcatagccgatcgactgggggctAGTGAGGCGAttctgatttgcagaaaatgtgtgttcaattgtctccctggagccagccacaataaggtcaatacacagccaccttgccagcgtggttgggtggccgagtggtcaaggcacccgactagtaacctggagacccaggttcaattcccggccgaaccacattttcactcatgctatcagttgtccagattcctctcctcaatctactattaattatatatatatatatatatatatatctattgTATGTACAAATCTTGAAACAAGTAAAGAAATAAGTAAACATCTGTTTTTGCTACTTTCAGCATCACAAGATGGGGTGGGCAGAGGAAACAATGCCCGCGTCGACAAGCTATCAAAAAAgaagttacatttgaaagcTTTTTTCAAAGAGGAGGGAAAGCAAAAGCAAGATCAAAACGGTGGTGaagaaataacaataacatcagAT containing:
- the LOC138007386 gene encoding uncharacterized protein, with the protein product MKTASFGFVLLTQFTSCCWCSVPTSKNKWSQDFLSQASDLSCEPGEVRENVTFLHGTKSGNFTKLGKVSDLEVCMLLCCELERCQAAFLAGNYCYSVTCFTTNHCAIAPALNNKWQPVVAFVKRFNKVVHVQPASQDGVGRGNNARVDKLSKKKLHLKAFFKEEGKQKQDQNGGEEITITSDGKADNVQLEELQKQTPLERNISHAQRHSAKYNLVSAAVATCLMAFILSGCAVAAAKIRKRKESAMDYTPVPDIQE